The following are encoded in a window of Microvirga ossetica genomic DNA:
- the istA gene encoding IS21 family transposase codes for MELYRKVRLACSEGMSQREAAKHFNISRDSVRKMMAYAEPPGYRRHAPVRRPKLETFVPIIDAWLEGDRSVHRKQRHTAKRVFDRLREEHGFTGGYTTIKDYIRERERRCQEMFVPLSHPPGHAQADFGEAVVVIGGVEQKAHFFVLDLPHSDACFVRAYPAAVSEAWVDGHIQAFAFFGAVPQSVLYDNDRCLVAKILPDGTRKRAALFSGFLSHYVIRDRYGRPGKGNDKGNVEGLVGYSRRNFMVPIPNFPSWETFNTWLEGQCRKRQDDKLRGPAETIGQRLQRDTAAMRPLPASPFEACDQASGRVSSQSLVRYKTNDYSVPVAWGHQDVWIRGYVDEVVIGCRSEVIARHPRSYEREEVIFNPLHYLPLIENKINALDQAAPLQGWDLPEEFATLRGLMEVRMNKQGRREYVQVLRLLELFNLPDLHAAVKQALQMGAIGFDAVKHLVLCRVERRPPRLDLDVYPYLPKARVEKTSAAAYMCLISEDAA; via the coding sequence GTGGAACTTTACCGGAAGGTTCGGCTGGCGTGCTCTGAAGGCATGAGCCAGCGCGAGGCGGCGAAGCATTTCAACATATCGCGCGACAGCGTTCGCAAGATGATGGCCTATGCGGAGCCGCCCGGCTATCGGCGTCATGCTCCTGTCCGGCGCCCGAAGCTGGAAACGTTCGTCCCGATCATCGATGCCTGGCTGGAGGGCGATCGGTCGGTTCACCGCAAGCAACGCCATACGGCGAAGCGGGTGTTTGACCGGCTCCGGGAGGAGCATGGGTTCACCGGCGGCTATACGACGATCAAAGACTACATCCGCGAGCGCGAGCGGCGATGCCAGGAGATGTTTGTGCCGCTGTCGCACCCACCCGGCCATGCGCAGGCCGACTTCGGGGAGGCGGTGGTCGTGATCGGCGGGGTGGAGCAGAAAGCGCATTTCTTCGTGCTTGATCTTCCGCACAGCGATGCGTGTTTCGTCCGGGCCTATCCCGCGGCTGTGTCTGAGGCCTGGGTGGACGGCCACATCCAGGCCTTTGCCTTCTTCGGTGCGGTGCCGCAGTCGGTGCTCTATGACAATGACCGCTGCCTGGTGGCAAAGATCCTGCCGGACGGGACGCGCAAGCGGGCGGCGTTGTTCAGTGGTTTCCTGTCGCACTACGTGATCCGGGATCGCTACGGTCGTCCGGGCAAGGGGAACGACAAAGGGAATGTGGAGGGCCTCGTCGGTTATTCCCGTCGCAACTTCATGGTGCCAATCCCGAACTTCCCGAGCTGGGAGACCTTCAACACCTGGCTGGAGGGGCAATGTCGCAAGCGGCAGGATGACAAGCTGCGGGGGCCGGCCGAGACGATCGGCCAGCGCCTGCAGCGGGATACCGCGGCCATGCGTCCCCTGCCGGCCTCGCCATTTGAGGCCTGCGATCAGGCCAGCGGGCGCGTCTCATCGCAGTCGCTCGTGCGCTACAAGACCAACGACTACTCGGTGCCCGTGGCCTGGGGCCATCAGGATGTCTGGATCCGGGGCTATGTCGACGAGGTGGTGATCGGCTGCCGCAGCGAGGTCATTGCGCGCCATCCCCGCAGCTACGAGCGGGAAGAGGTGATCTTTAATCCGCTACATTACCTCCCGTTGATCGAGAACAAGATCAACGCACTCGATCAGGCCGCTCCTTTGCAGGGATGGGACCTGCCCGAGGAGTTCGCGACCTTGCGCGGCTTGATGGAAGTCCGCATGAACAAGCAGGGCCGGCGCGAATATGTGCAGGTGCTGCGGCTGCTGGAACTCTTCAATCTCCCGGATCTCCATGCTGCGGTGAAGCAGGCCCTGCAGATGGGGGCGATCGGCTTCGATGCGGTCAAGCATCTGGTCCTGTGCCGGGTGGAGCGCAGACCGCCGCGGCTGGACCTCGATGTTTACCCCTATCTGCCGAAAGCCAGGGTCGAGAAGACATCGGCGGCGGCCTATATGTGCCTGATCTCGGAGGATGCCGCATGA